ATTTTTCACTTGAAATTGATTGATAGCATTAATTACTTCATTATCTGGCATTTCGTGAAAAAGACTCATAGTACTTATAAGTTTCTCTAATTGTTTTTTATATTTTTTCTGGAGCGTATTTAAATCTAACCCAGCACGAACGTGCATTACATTGATACGGGAATTATGCTGTTGAGCGATAATGAACAAAGATTCTAATGCTTCTTTTTTGTAATCAATTTCATAATCTGTTGGGAATAATATTTCTTTTGGAGCTTCATATTCAAAATTCGGGGGTACTACAATTATGGGGCGTTTTGTTTTTTTTATTACATGAACAGCGTTAGACCCAAAAAGAATCTCCTTAGCACCTGTTGCTCCTGTAGTTCCCATAATGATCATATCTATCTCTTCTTGTTCTGTAGTCTCTATAACTTCGTTGACTAAGGTGTTAAAAGCAGTGCGAATTTTAAACGTGTGATTTGTATTTTTATATTGACTTTCTAAACGAACTTTTAGTTTTTCTAGACGATTCGTTGAGGTCTCTTGCATAACATCACCCAAACCTATGAGTCCTGGACTTCCTAATAAATATTCGGTTTGGTAAACAGGCGGTGTATAGGTATGCAATAAAAAGAAAGTACATTTTAGATCTTTAAAAACAAGTAATGCATATCTAATTGCTTCAAAGGCATTATCGGAAAAATCGGTAGGGAGCAAAATTCGTTTCATGATCTTTTATCTTTCTATAAATTTAAGGCTGAATAATTTTAAAAACTATGATATTGGTCAGTTCACTATTTTATTAATTTTAGTATTTTTATTTTTTAAATTATTGCAAATGAAACTTAATTTCAAAACAATTATCGACTCTGAAGTTCCAGTTCTTATTGATTTTTATGCTGATTGGTGTGGACCATGTAAAGCATTAGCCCCTATATTAAAGCAAGTAAAAGACGAGATGGGTGACGCTATAAAAATTATTAAAATTGATGTAGATAAAAATCAATCTACAGCTTCAAAATTCCAAGTTCGTGGAGTGCCGACCTTAATATTGTTTAAAAAAGGGGAGCAGCTCTGGCGACAATCAGGTGTACTCCAAAAAAATGATCTTATTAATGTTGTTAAATCTCATTCCTAATACTTGGTCAAAAAAATTGATGCCATTTTATTCGGATTTGTGTAAAACTAAAAGTGGTGTTGTTGTTTGGTAGCTAATTTTTTCAACCGTTGGTTTTACAAAAAAACGTTCTAAAAAATTTAAATTCTTGGTTATCATAACCACCATATCTAGTTCTCTACTTTCTGTAAAACATCGTATAGAGGTCTCTAGTTTTTCTCCTGTTATTTTATGAAAACTATGTTGAATCTCCTTAAAATTAGTAGCTAACCGTTCTTTGTTATCCATTTGTAAAACATTAAAGTCAGCGCCATTAAGTACAACATACAAAAAGCGTATAGTGGAGTTATGGATTAATGCTATGTCTTTTAGATGATCTAATGTTTTTATATTATAGTCTATTTTAAAATCTGTCGGAAAGCCAATTTCTTTTGGTTTTTTAAAAACTGTATGTTCAGGTATTGCTAAAATTGAACATTTTATTTTGGCTATTACATTTCCTGTGTTACTCCCAATAGCTACTGCTTTTAAACCTGTTGCTCCTTTGGTACCCATAATAATGAGATCAATATTCTTGTCTTTTACTTCTTTTTGTATATGATCCGTAAAAAAGCCATAAAAAGCCATAGTATGAAAGCTATGTTTAGTATTGAAAGGTAAATGCTCTATGTCTTTTAGTACTTTATGGAGTTGTTCGGTAGTTTCTTTTAAAATAGTTTCTTCAATAATTTCAGGTGTTATAAATACTGCCGATTCTCCTCCAGAATACGATTTTATTGGATTTACATGAATAAGGTAAAAAGTGCATTTGCTTTTTTTGAAAAATTCCATACCATAAGTAATTGCATTCCATGAATTTTCAGAGAAGTCAGTAGGAATAAGTATGTTTTTCATTTTAGGTGCCTTTTAAGATATAGGATAAATTTAATGGAGTATAAATTGTTTTCAAATGACTTTGGTCATTTGATATCTAATACAACGGCGTTAGTTTTAGACAAAATTTTAACTCATGAAAAAAATAGAAGAAAATATGCTAAAAAAAGATACTTCTTCAAAGATTTTAGCTTGGTATGCGGCATCTAAAGAATGGATTTCAACTATTGAATTTTATTTAGATAGTTTTTTTACTATGAAAAATATTATAGATCGCTATCTTGATAAAATTTTAAAAAATGAAAATTTAGATGAAATCAGAGAATGTGTTATGCGACTTCAAGATATTCGATATTCATGTAGTGAAGCCTTAGAAAAAGTTAAATTACATAAAGGGGTATTGGTTGAGTTTCAGGATAAGAAATTACAACCAATTGCTTCGCTGGAAAAAGAACACTTAAGATTAAAGAAAATTATGGGCACTTGCCACAAAAATTTTAAGGAGATTAAAAATGAGGTTTTTAGTATTACAGAGCATACTCTTCAAATAAGTAAAGAAGAAAATTTAGCTATAGAACTAGAGAAAATAAAAGTAGCAAGAAATAATTAATTAATTAATTAATATTTGGCCTCTAAGCTTACCCATGCTAATGCAGCAGGACCTAATACAGCATCTGAGCTTGTTGCGTTTGAAAGCAATACTTTAATTTTTCCTTTGTAAGCACTAAACAAATACTTTTCCATATTGTTTAGGATAGGTTTTAAAAGAATATCTCCAGCCTTACTTAATCCACCAGATATAATAAAAGCTTCAGGATCTAGATGGGCAACAGTATCTGCCATTTTGCTTCCTAGTATTTTACCCGTTTTTTCAAAAGCATTTAGGGCTATAAGATCACCGGCTAAAGCTGCTTTGGAGATATCTGTTCCAGTCATTTCTGAAAAACTAATAGTTCTTAAAACAGAGTCTTCCCGCATTTCAGAAAGTAACTCAAAAACTGTTCTTTTAATACCAGTTACTGAAGCGTAGGTTTCTAAACAGCCTTGTAAACCGCAATTACACATTCTACCTTGTGGATCAACATTTACATGACCAATTTCCCCAGCGGCCCCATGTTCTCCAATTAATAATTTTCCATCTGTTATAATTCCACTTCCCAG
The sequence above is drawn from the Cellulophaga sp. Hel_I_12 genome and encodes:
- a CDS encoding universal stress protein, which gives rise to MKNILIPTDFSENSWNAITYGMEFFKKSKCTFYLIHVNPIKSYSGGESAVFITPEIIEETILKETTEQLHKVLKDIEHLPFNTKHSFHTMAFYGFFTDHIQKEVKDKNIDLIIMGTKGATGLKAVAIGSNTGNVIAKIKCSILAIPEHTVFKKPKEIGFPTDFKIDYNIKTLDHLKDIALIHNSTIRFLYVVLNGADFNVLQMDNKERLATNFKEIQHSFHKITGEKLETSIRCFTESRELDMVVMITKNLNFLERFFVKPTVEKISYQTTTPLLVLHKSE
- the trxA gene encoding thioredoxin; amino-acid sequence: MKLNFKTIIDSEVPVLIDFYADWCGPCKALAPILKQVKDEMGDAIKIIKIDVDKNQSTASKFQVRGVPTLILFKKGEQLWRQSGVLQKNDLINVVKSHS
- a CDS encoding ROK family protein; protein product: MAKQTVLGIDIGGSLTKIGLVSKDGHILDKKVFETEAEKPFSVFMIKLKSEVEALILKQNSDIKIIAVGVGAPNANPYSGQIENPPNLKWGKAIPLLETIKKAFKLPVFIANDANAAALGELIFGSAKGMKNFVTLTLGTGLGSGIITDGKLLIGEHGAAGEIGHVNVDPQGRMCNCGLQGCLETYASVTGIKRTVFELLSEMREDSVLRTISFSEMTGTDISKAALAGDLIALNAFEKTGKILGSKMADTVAHLDPEAFIISGGLSKAGDILLKPILNNMEKYLFSAYKGKIKVLLSNATSSDAVLGPAALAWVSLEAKY
- a CDS encoding universal stress protein, encoding MKRILLPTDFSDNAFEAIRYALLVFKDLKCTFFLLHTYTPPVYQTEYLLGSPGLIGLGDVMQETSTNRLEKLKVRLESQYKNTNHTFKIRTAFNTLVNEVIETTEQEEIDMIIMGTTGATGAKEILFGSNAVHVIKKTKRPIIVVPPNFEYEAPKEILFPTDYEIDYKKEALESLFIIAQQHNSRINVMHVRAGLDLNTLQKKYKKQLEKLISTMSLFHEMPDNEVINAINQFQVKNKINLLVMIQNKHTFLERLFIEPVIKKLGFHITVPFMVIPQL